Proteins from a genomic interval of Pseudomonas asplenii:
- a CDS encoding NUDIX hydrolase codes for MPDPTPSPPKKSDYLHTVDLCVLFYCREAQALQILLHKREAEPFQAHWALPGLVVNGAVPDLTLADAVERLRTSDKVNLPLAWIEQVGTVGDAFRDPRCWSSSTFYLAIVDQPSPLNEQQAWFALDSVANGSVRLPFDHNALVAATQERLLSKSLYSSLPLTFLGTEFSAPEATAIFSLVLARPVLKTSTRQRLLKMTEAGYLRETGRKKQGDGGRPQATLENLKPDALYLFDRCFLE; via the coding sequence ATGCCGGACCCGACACCCAGCCCACCGAAAAAAAGCGACTATCTGCACACCGTCGACCTGTGCGTGCTTTTCTACTGCCGTGAAGCCCAGGCGCTGCAGATCCTGCTGCACAAACGTGAGGCCGAGCCGTTTCAGGCCCATTGGGCGCTGCCCGGCCTGGTGGTCAACGGCGCGGTGCCCGACCTGACGCTGGCCGATGCGGTGGAACGCCTGCGCACCAGCGACAAGGTCAACCTGCCGCTGGCCTGGATCGAACAGGTCGGTACCGTCGGTGATGCCTTTCGCGACCCGCGCTGCTGGTCATCCTCGACCTTCTACCTGGCCATCGTCGACCAGCCATCGCCCCTGAACGAGCAACAGGCCTGGTTCGCCCTGGACAGTGTCGCCAACGGTTCGGTGCGCCTGCCCTTCGATCACAACGCATTGGTGGCGGCCACACAGGAGCGACTGTTGTCCAAATCGCTTTACAGCAGCCTGCCCCTGACGTTCCTCGGCACCGAGTTCAGCGCCCCGGAAGCCACCGCGATCTTCTCTCTGGTACTGGCACGTCCCGTGCTCAAGACCAGTACCCGACAACGCCTGCTGAAAATGACCGAAGCCGGCTACCTGCGCGAAACCGGGCGCAAGAAACAGGGGGACGGCGGCCGTCCGCAAGCCACCCTGGAAAACCTCAAGCCCGACGCGCTCTATCTGTTCGACCGCTGTTTTCTGGAGTGA
- a CDS encoding NUDIX hydrolase, with amino-acid sequence MKPDTESECLLHTPYFDVVKQGGYFIVKERQAINGVVAIPVLPDGRLMLAQLRRRAIGGQSIEFPRGAIDQGETACDAAARELQEETGWPARNVTQLGLLHSNTSLIASAVAVCRVDIEGDATESTDGEVDQVLLVTRQELLAMITAGRITDGHTLSAAMMLIAHEQAAPL; translated from the coding sequence ATGAAGCCCGATACCGAATCCGAATGCCTGTTGCACACGCCCTACTTCGACGTGGTCAAGCAAGGCGGCTATTTCATCGTCAAGGAACGCCAGGCCATCAACGGCGTGGTCGCGATCCCCGTGCTGCCTGACGGACGCCTGATGCTGGCACAGCTGCGTCGCCGAGCCATCGGCGGCCAATCCATCGAATTTCCCCGTGGCGCGATCGACCAGGGCGAGACCGCCTGCGACGCCGCAGCCCGCGAACTGCAGGAAGAGACCGGCTGGCCGGCACGCAACGTCACGCAACTGGGGCTGCTGCACAGCAACACCTCGCTGATCGCCAGCGCAGTCGCCGTCTGCCGGGTGGACATCGAGGGGGACGCGACCGAAAGCACCGATGGTGAAGTCGACCAGGTGTTGCTCGTCACTCGCCAGGAATTGCTGGCGATGATCACCGCTGGCCGCATCACCGACGGACACACGCTGTCGGCCGCGATGATGCTGATCGCCCATGAACAGGCGGCGCCACTGTAG
- a CDS encoding DUF1615 domain-containing protein, with product MRLRRFSMTLAALLALAGCGSQRAQQSLVEDPQQVRAQILRLLPPKVVDRAGWAADIQLAFTRRGLSPSVENLCSVLAVTEQESNFQVDPAVPGMGRIARQEVDRRAARVHVPGVLVSAALRLPSSTGKSYSERLDSARTEKDLSLIFEDFIGQVPLGRTLFDGFNPVHTAGPMQVSIAFAEQQARDYPYTVEGSIRNEVFSRRGGLYFGIVHLLGYPANYPEPLYRFADFNAGWYASRNAAFQSALSQASGVPLALDGDLINYGALLPGTTERAVRQLGQRLGLRNPQIRSQLEQGESITFESTEVYRKVFALAEKAAGKPLPRAILPGITLQSPKITRTLTTAWFAKRVDERRQRCMARAGG from the coding sequence ATGCGTTTGCGTCGATTCAGCATGACTCTTGCCGCCTTGTTGGCGCTGGCCGGTTGCGGTTCACAGCGTGCTCAGCAAAGCCTTGTCGAAGACCCGCAGCAGGTGCGTGCGCAGATCCTGCGCCTATTGCCGCCCAAGGTCGTGGACCGTGCCGGCTGGGCCGCCGATATCCAACTGGCGTTTACGCGTCGAGGGCTGTCACCGAGCGTCGAGAATCTCTGTTCCGTGCTGGCCGTGACCGAGCAGGAGTCGAACTTTCAGGTCGATCCAGCGGTGCCTGGCATGGGTCGGATTGCCCGGCAGGAAGTCGACCGGCGTGCGGCCAGGGTCCATGTTCCCGGCGTATTGGTGAGTGCAGCGCTGCGATTGCCCTCGTCCACGGGCAAGAGTTACAGCGAGCGGCTGGACAGCGCACGCACGGAAAAGGACCTGAGCCTGATTTTCGAGGACTTTATCGGCCAGGTCCCGCTGGGGCGTACCCTGTTCGATGGCTTCAACCCGGTGCATACCGCAGGTCCCATGCAGGTCAGCATCGCCTTTGCCGAACAGCAGGCACGGGATTATCCCTATACGGTCGAAGGCTCTATTCGCAATGAGGTGTTCAGCCGACGGGGCGGCCTGTACTTCGGCATCGTTCACCTGCTCGGTTATCCGGCGAACTATCCTGAGCCGCTCTACCGTTTCGCCGATTTCAATGCCGGTTGGTATGCCAGTCGTAATGCGGCGTTCCAGAGTGCGCTCAGCCAGGCTTCCGGGGTTCCGCTGGCCCTGGATGGCGACCTGATCAACTACGGCGCGCTGCTGCCCGGCACCACGGAACGCGCAGTCCGCCAACTCGGTCAGCGGTTGGGGCTGCGCAACCCGCAGATCCGCAGTCAACTGGAGCAGGGCGAAAGCATCACCTTCGAAAGCACCGAGGTCTACCGAAAAGTCTTCGCCCTGGCGGAAAAGGCCGCGGGCAAGCCGTTGCCGCGGGCGATCCTGCCGGGCATCACTCTGCAAAGCCCGAAGATCACCCGCACATTGACCACGGCCTGGTTCGCCAAGCGTGTCGACGAGCGTCGCCAGCGCTGCATGGCCAGGGCTGGCGGCTAA
- the hemB gene encoding porphobilinogen synthase: MSQLFPTTRLRRLRRNESLRGLFQETEFSLNDLVLPIFVEEGIDDFVPITSMPGVMRIPEKKLASEIERYARAGIKSVMTFGVSHHLDATGSDTWNEQGLVARMARICKDTAPEMVVMSDTCFCEYTSHGHCGVLHGDAVDNDATLRNLGRQAVVAAQAGADFISPSAAMDGQVQAIRSALDAAGFLDTSIMAYSTKFASALYGPFREAGGTALKGDRKAYQMNPMNRREAVRESLLDEQEGADALMVKPAGAYLDIIRDIREASRLPLAAYQVSGEYAMIKFGAQAGAVDEHRVLRESLGAIKRAGADIILTYFAMDIARDGI, from the coding sequence ATGTCACAGCTATTTCCGACCACGCGCTTGCGTCGTCTGCGCCGAAACGAAAGCCTGCGCGGCCTGTTCCAGGAAACCGAGTTCAGCCTCAACGACCTGGTTCTGCCCATCTTCGTCGAGGAGGGTATCGACGATTTCGTGCCCATCACCAGCATGCCTGGGGTGATGCGGATTCCGGAAAAGAAGCTGGCGAGCGAGATCGAGCGTTACGCTCGCGCCGGGATCAAGTCGGTGATGACCTTCGGTGTCTCCCATCATCTCGATGCCACGGGCAGTGATACCTGGAACGAGCAGGGCCTGGTGGCGCGCATGGCGCGAATCTGCAAGGACACTGCGCCGGAAATGGTGGTGATGTCCGATACCTGCTTCTGCGAGTACACCTCCCACGGTCATTGCGGTGTACTGCACGGCGATGCGGTGGACAACGACGCCACTCTGCGCAATCTCGGGCGCCAGGCCGTGGTCGCGGCCCAGGCGGGAGCGGACTTCATCTCGCCGTCGGCAGCGATGGACGGCCAGGTCCAGGCCATCCGCAGCGCCCTGGATGCCGCCGGTTTTCTCGATACCTCGATCATGGCCTACTCGACCAAGTTCGCTTCGGCGCTCTACGGGCCGTTCCGCGAGGCTGGCGGCACGGCGCTCAAAGGTGACCGCAAGGCCTACCAGATGAACCCGATGAACCGCCGCGAAGCGGTGCGCGAGTCGCTGCTGGACGAGCAGGAAGGGGCGGATGCCTTGATGGTCAAGCCGGCCGGCGCCTACCTCGACATCATCCGTGATATCCGCGAAGCCTCGCGCTTGCCGCTGGCGGCGTACCAGGTCAGTGGCGAGTACGCGATGATCAAGTTCGGCGCCCAGGCCGGTGCCGTCGATGAGCATCGGGTGTTGCGCGAGAGCCTGGGGGCGATCAAGCGTGCGGGTGCCGATATCATCCTCACCTACTTTGCGATGGATATCGCCCGCGACGGGATCTGA
- a CDS encoding fumarylacetoacetate hydrolase family protein: MSDYVFAPQATPSLPVAGESARFPIRRVFCVGRNYSEHAREMGHDPDREPPFFFMKPADAVVPASGVVAYPPLTEDLHHEVELVVAIGEGGKNIEPNHALAHVWGYGVGLDLTRRDIQAQAKKLGRPWDWAKGFDESAPCTALHRASSLGHPQRGAIWLKVNEVERQRGDLADQIWSVPEVISHLSRSVALRAGDLIFTGTPAGVGALLPGDRISAGIDGLDTFELSIGQR, translated from the coding sequence ATGAGCGACTATGTTTTCGCCCCCCAAGCCACCCCGTCCCTGCCCGTTGCCGGCGAGTCCGCCCGTTTCCCGATTCGACGGGTGTTCTGCGTGGGCCGCAATTATTCCGAGCACGCCCGGGAAATGGGTCATGACCCGGATCGCGAACCACCCTTCTTTTTCATGAAGCCCGCCGATGCAGTGGTGCCGGCCAGCGGCGTGGTCGCCTACCCACCCTTGACCGAAGACCTGCACCACGAAGTCGAACTGGTGGTCGCGATCGGCGAAGGCGGCAAGAATATCGAGCCGAATCATGCCCTCGCCCATGTCTGGGGCTACGGCGTCGGCCTCGACCTGACCCGCCGGGACATCCAGGCCCAGGCCAAGAAACTCGGACGCCCCTGGGACTGGGCCAAGGGTTTCGATGAGTCGGCCCCCTGCACGGCACTGCACCGGGCCAGCAGCCTGGGGCATCCGCAACGTGGTGCGATCTGGCTGAAGGTCAACGAGGTCGAGCGCCAGCGCGGCGACCTGGCGGACCAGATCTGGTCGGTACCGGAGGTGATCAGCCACCTGTCACGCTCAGTTGCCCTGCGCGCCGGCGACCTGATCTTCACCGGCACCCCGGCGGGCGTTGGCGCCCTGCTGCCGGGCGATCGGATCAGCGCCGGGATCGACGGTCTCGACACCTTCGAGCTGAGTATCGGCCAGCGCTAA
- a CDS encoding helix-turn-helix transcriptional regulator, which produces MSSSSRVRTYGMQQRSDRPDFYIRDQQARPAIVTPHRHDYFQIQINLGGDTVQHIGGAIRPYPRRALAFILPHRLHLIPHPQDSNFVLINFSQAFFLAHLDCDPLDLEDLSIQDLPELSPFQYQEHLDFILDEEDFADVLALLEKMRELDQGRDLGTRQALKGCLLQLTGKVCSRYSNELEALSANKAARRGRRDAMARVSRYLREHIADPALNLKNTADAAFLSPNYLTHLLRKEIGNTFSALVLERRMHLARTLLLNSDQPISQVARLCGFADEAYFSRRFKATQGLPPGQFRRQQQER; this is translated from the coding sequence ATGTCGAGTTCCTCCCGCGTGCGCACCTATGGCATGCAACAACGCAGCGACCGCCCGGACTTCTATATTCGTGACCAGCAGGCACGCCCGGCCATTGTCACCCCGCACCGACACGACTACTTCCAGATCCAGATCAACCTGGGCGGCGATACCGTGCAGCACATTGGCGGCGCCATCCGGCCTTACCCACGACGAGCCCTGGCGTTTATCCTGCCCCATCGCCTGCACCTGATCCCGCATCCGCAGGACAGCAATTTCGTCCTGATCAATTTTTCCCAGGCGTTTTTCCTGGCGCATCTGGATTGCGATCCGCTGGACCTGGAAGACCTGTCCATCCAGGACCTGCCGGAGCTGTCGCCGTTCCAGTACCAGGAGCACCTGGACTTCATCCTCGACGAAGAGGATTTCGCCGACGTTCTGGCGCTGCTGGAAAAAATGCGCGAACTGGATCAGGGCCGCGACCTGGGCACCCGCCAGGCACTCAAGGGCTGCCTGCTGCAACTGACCGGCAAGGTCTGCAGCCGCTACAGCAACGAACTCGAAGCCCTGTCAGCGAACAAGGCCGCCCGGCGGGGCCGGCGAGATGCCATGGCGCGGGTCTCGCGCTATTTGCGCGAGCACATCGCCGACCCGGCGCTGAACCTCAAGAACACCGCCGACGCGGCGTTCCTCTCACCCAATTACCTGACGCACCTGTTGCGCAAGGAAATCGGCAACACCTTCTCGGCGCTGGTCCTGGAACGACGCATGCACCTGGCCCGCACCCTTCTGCTCAATAGCGACCAGCCCATCAGCCAGGTCGCAAGACTGTGCGGCTTTGCCGATGAAGCCTACTTCTCGCGCCGTTTCAAGGCGACTCAGGGTCTGCCGCCGGGCCAGTTCCGGCGTCAGCAGCAGGAACGCTGA
- the rtcA gene encoding RNA 3'-terminal phosphate cyclase, giving the protein MKKDMIELDGAMGGGQVLRSGLSLSMLTGRALRIGNIRAKRSRPGLLRQHLTAVLAAAEVCGANVDGAQLGSQSLYFEPGPIRGGDFRFAIGTAGSCSLVLQTLLPALLRAPEPSRVLISGGTHNPLAPPFEFLERAWLPLLRRMGAKVELQLLRHGFVPAGGGELEVFVQPSTLQPLHLTSRGEVLERDARVLLACIAEGVAARELARVACRLHLPEEACRTIFIDSADSPGNVLLLEYRCEQLSELFCAFGQVNMRSEAVADVAINAARLWLNSQAAVAEYLADQLLLPMAMAGGGSFTTPKMTEHLQSNMQVIEAFLPLKMRCTSDADGVLRVECRA; this is encoded by the coding sequence ATGAAAAAGGACATGATCGAACTGGACGGTGCCATGGGGGGCGGCCAGGTCTTGCGTAGCGGCTTGAGTCTGTCGATGCTGACGGGGCGGGCACTGCGTATTGGCAACATTCGCGCCAAGCGCAGTCGGCCCGGCCTGCTGCGCCAGCACCTGACTGCCGTGCTGGCAGCCGCCGAGGTCTGCGGTGCGAACGTGGACGGCGCGCAGCTCGGTTCGCAAAGCCTGTACTTCGAACCGGGACCGATTCGCGGCGGGGATTTTCGCTTTGCCATCGGCACGGCCGGGAGCTGCTCGCTGGTGCTGCAGACCCTGCTACCGGCCTTGTTGCGGGCTCCCGAGCCAAGCCGGGTGCTGATCAGTGGTGGCACCCACAATCCTCTGGCGCCGCCGTTCGAGTTTCTTGAACGGGCCTGGTTGCCGCTGTTGCGGCGGATGGGCGCGAAGGTCGAATTGCAACTGCTGCGCCATGGTTTCGTGCCGGCCGGAGGTGGCGAGCTGGAAGTGTTTGTCCAGCCTTCGACCTTGCAACCCCTACACCTGACCTCGCGTGGCGAGGTGCTTGAGCGTGATGCCCGGGTACTGCTCGCTTGCATTGCCGAAGGTGTCGCCGCGCGTGAACTGGCCAGGGTCGCCTGTCGCCTGCATCTGCCCGAGGAGGCGTGCCGTACGATATTTATCGACTCGGCGGACAGCCCGGGCAACGTGCTGCTGCTGGAGTATCGCTGCGAGCAGTTGAGCGAGCTGTTCTGTGCCTTCGGGCAAGTCAACATGCGCTCCGAGGCCGTGGCCGATGTGGCGATCAACGCCGCCAGGCTCTGGCTGAACAGCCAGGCGGCGGTGGCCGAGTATTTGGCCGATCAACTGCTGTTGCCCATGGCCATGGCGGGCGGAGGGAGCTTCACCACGCCGAAGATGACCGAGCATCTGCAAAGCAACATGCAGGTGATCGAAGCCTTCCTGCCGCTGAAAATGCGCTGTACGTCGGATGCAGATGGCGTATTGCGGGTCGAATGTCGAGCCTGA
- a CDS encoding nucleotidyltransferase domain-containing protein encodes MEHTERHPLDDAMRTRVLEELARIERERNVKVLYACESGSRAWGFSSTDSDYDVRFVYVEKPDWFVQVSEARDVIERPLDDELDISGWELRKTLGLLRKSNPTLLEWLDSPLVYHREEAATRSLRELAEAFYSPPAARNHYLSMAKKNFRGYLQGETVRFKKYFYVLRPLLAVRWIDQGLGRPPMTFDALLGTVDDPLLLAEVDELLQLKRSADEAAFGPRRPALHGFIEAQLQRPVPVLPCTHENSERLDHYLREMVRTYA; translated from the coding sequence ATGGAACACACCGAACGCCACCCGCTGGATGACGCCATGCGCACCCGGGTGCTTGAGGAGCTGGCGCGGATCGAGCGTGAGCGCAATGTGAAGGTGCTGTATGCCTGTGAGTCGGGTAGTCGCGCCTGGGGTTTTTCGTCGACCGACAGCGATTACGATGTGCGCTTCGTTTATGTGGAGAAGCCAGACTGGTTCGTCCAGGTCAGCGAGGCGCGGGATGTGATCGAGCGACCGCTGGACGATGAGCTGGACATCAGTGGTTGGGAGCTGCGCAAGACCTTGGGGTTGTTGCGCAAGTCCAACCCGACCCTGCTCGAATGGCTCGACTCGCCCCTGGTGTATCACCGTGAAGAGGCCGCGACCCGCTCGTTGCGCGAACTGGCGGAGGCGTTCTACAGCCCGCCTGCCGCGCGTAATCACTACCTGTCGATGGCCAAAAAGAATTTTCGCGGTTATCTGCAGGGGGAAACGGTGCGCTTCAAGAAGTACTTCTACGTGCTGCGGCCATTACTCGCGGTGCGCTGGATTGACCAAGGGCTGGGGCGGCCGCCGATGACCTTCGATGCGCTGCTGGGGACGGTCGATGATCCATTGCTGTTGGCGGAAGTCGATGAGCTGCTGCAACTCAAGCGCAGCGCGGATGAGGCCGCCTTCGGCCCGCGACGTCCGGCGTTGCACGGGTTTATCGAAGCGCAACTGCAGCGACCAGTGCCGGTATTGCCGTGCACCCACGAGAACAGTGAACGACTGGACCACTACCTGAGGGAGATGGTTCGTACCTATGCGTGA
- a CDS encoding PBS lyase translates to MNDGYESRGLRGWLPALEDYEAAQVHDVLYRHDTLAALLILSRSGNGFVREAAVRELSGHVGAEALEVLFERLNDWVPQVREQAALALEPYLVSENARFLLQALNALLALAGGRRADHVDILARVRSALLLAPLRQPMEEVFRASKGKVARFLFGVLLEDSTTRLGLLEVALRHPDMTVRQLAVDTCAALPAKEALPLLDEAMRTSAASVRVKVLRVLLTLLDDPGDALVKALLDASASMRNLAIWAAPRWQVDCRQVLSTRLAGPVPASKHEWLGVIGLARDLDEPQADPMLVQALRSRSLHVRLQALNALGERGVAQQIEALGDPSEKIFKAAVALLRKQPWGLFDGALERLMDAQWHQLPESHRGPLLSLKPGWRQLEYLLRRHEQEGSGSNEWLDRLAGCCACRCTWGDTSTPRELRQALLRQLQVLEVQGALPRGSVDRLR, encoded by the coding sequence ATGAATGATGGATATGAATCGAGGGGCCTGCGAGGTTGGCTTCCCGCGCTGGAAGACTACGAAGCGGCGCAGGTTCACGACGTGTTGTATCGGCACGATACGCTTGCCGCGCTGTTGATCCTCAGCCGGTCTGGCAACGGCTTTGTGCGTGAGGCTGCGGTTCGCGAGTTGTCGGGGCATGTGGGTGCCGAGGCGCTGGAGGTGTTGTTCGAACGCTTGAACGACTGGGTGCCGCAGGTACGGGAACAGGCCGCGTTGGCGCTGGAGCCTTACCTGGTGTCCGAGAACGCCAGATTTCTGCTGCAAGCGCTGAACGCCTTGCTGGCATTGGCAGGTGGCCGGCGTGCAGATCATGTCGACATCCTTGCCAGGGTGCGCTCTGCATTGCTGCTGGCGCCGTTACGTCAACCTATGGAGGAGGTTTTCCGGGCGAGCAAGGGCAAGGTCGCACGGTTTCTCTTCGGTGTCCTACTCGAAGATTCGACTACGCGCCTCGGGTTGCTCGAGGTGGCGCTGCGTCACCCGGACATGACCGTACGGCAGTTGGCGGTGGACACCTGTGCTGCATTGCCGGCGAAGGAGGCCCTGCCATTGCTGGACGAGGCGATGCGCACTTCGGCTGCCAGTGTCAGGGTCAAGGTGCTAAGGGTGTTGTTGACGCTGCTCGATGATCCAGGAGACGCCTTGGTCAAAGCCCTGTTGGATGCTTCGGCGAGCATGCGCAACCTGGCGATCTGGGCAGCGCCACGTTGGCAGGTGGATTGCCGCCAGGTGTTGTCGACTCGGTTGGCTGGCCCCGTTCCAGCCAGCAAGCATGAGTGGTTGGGGGTGATCGGCTTGGCCAGGGATCTGGATGAGCCTCAGGCAGATCCGATGCTGGTACAGGCACTGCGGTCCCGCTCACTGCATGTTCGGTTGCAGGCGTTGAATGCCTTGGGTGAACGAGGTGTTGCACAGCAGATCGAGGCCTTGGGCGATCCGTCGGAAAAGATCTTCAAGGCGGCGGTGGCCCTGCTTCGCAAGCAGCCCTGGGGGCTCTTCGACGGTGCGCTCGAACGGCTCATGGATGCCCAATGGCACCAACTGCCCGAGTCGCATCGCGGTCCGCTGTTGAGTCTCAAGCCGGGATGGCGACAGTTGGAATACCTGCTGCGGCGCCATGAGCAGGAAGGCAGCGGATCGAATGAATGGCTTGATCGACTGGCTGGCTGCTGTGCTTGTAGATGTACCTGGGGCGACACGAGTACACCCCGTGAGTTGCGCCAGGCATTACTGCGGCAATTACAGGTGCTTGAGGTGCAGGGGGCATTGCCCAGGGGCAGCGTTGATCGGCTCCGCTAG
- a CDS encoding RtcB family protein codes for MQDQTYTLLEVANGKPIKLWTQGVPVEPEARQQLMNTAKMPFIFKHMAVMPDVHLGKGSTIGSVIPTVGAIIPAAVGVDIGCGMIAACTSLTASDLPDNLQGLRSAIERAVPHGRTSPRSGRDKGAWEDVPNVADLAWSALEPRFKAITDKYPKLKNANHRKHLGTLGSGNHFIEVCLDEANRVWFMLHSGSRGVGNAIGNLFIELARADMREHIVNLPDRDLAYFEEGSQHFDDYVQAVAWAQDFARQNRAVMMEAVIAATRQVIRKPFDVALEAVNCHHNYVQKERHFGEEVLVTRKGAVSAQKGELGIIPGSMGARSFIVRGLGNEQSFCSCSHGAGRVMSRTKARQMFTVEDQIRATAHVECRKDEAVIDEIPMAYKDIDQVMHAQRELVEVLHTLRQVVCVKG; via the coding sequence ATGCAAGACCAGACTTACACCTTGCTCGAAGTCGCCAACGGCAAACCGATCAAACTCTGGACCCAAGGGGTTCCGGTCGAGCCTGAAGCTCGCCAGCAATTGATGAATACGGCGAAGATGCCGTTCATCTTCAAGCACATGGCAGTGATGCCCGATGTGCATCTGGGTAAGGGGTCGACCATCGGTAGCGTGATCCCGACGGTGGGCGCGATCATCCCGGCGGCGGTGGGTGTGGATATTGGCTGCGGGATGATTGCCGCATGCACCTCGCTGACGGCCAGCGACCTGCCGGACAACCTGCAAGGTCTGCGCAGCGCCATCGAGCGGGCCGTGCCCCATGGTCGTACCAGCCCTCGCAGCGGGCGTGACAAAGGCGCCTGGGAGGATGTTCCGAATGTGGCCGACCTGGCCTGGTCGGCACTGGAGCCGCGATTCAAGGCCATTACCGACAAGTACCCGAAGCTGAAGAACGCCAACCATCGCAAGCACCTGGGAACCCTGGGATCGGGTAACCACTTCATCGAGGTCTGCCTGGATGAAGCGAACCGCGTCTGGTTCATGCTGCACAGCGGTTCGCGTGGTGTCGGTAACGCCATCGGCAACCTGTTCATCGAGCTGGCCCGGGCCGACATGCGCGAACACATCGTCAACCTGCCGGACCGTGACCTGGCGTATTTCGAAGAGGGTAGCCAGCACTTCGACGACTATGTGCAAGCGGTAGCCTGGGCGCAGGACTTCGCCCGGCAGAACCGTGCGGTAATGATGGAAGCGGTGATCGCTGCCACGCGCCAGGTGATCCGCAAACCATTCGACGTGGCGCTGGAGGCGGTGAACTGCCACCACAACTACGTACAGAAGGAGCGGCATTTCGGCGAGGAGGTGCTGGTGACCCGCAAGGGCGCGGTCTCGGCGCAGAAGGGTGAGCTGGGGATCATTCCAGGTTCGATGGGCGCCAGAAGCTTCATTGTTCGTGGATTGGGTAACGAGCAATCGTTCTGCTCCTGCAGCCATGGCGCCGGGCGGGTGATGAGCCGGACCAAGGCCAGGCAGATGTTCACCGTCGAGGATCAGATCCGCGCGACAGCTCACGTGGAGTGCCGCAAGGACGAGGCAGTGATCGACGAAATTCCGATGGCCTACAAGGACATCGACCAAGTGATGCACGCCCAGCGTGAGCTGGTAGAGGTGCTGCACACCTTGCGGCAGGTGGTGTGTGTAAAGGGGTAG